One genomic region from Rosa rugosa chromosome 1, drRosRugo1.1, whole genome shotgun sequence encodes:
- the LOC133734416 gene encoding classical arabinogalactan protein 11-like translates to MVRPKKEIKMVRPVLVFALLFVAIVGVTSQEEDEAPSSSPPSPPSLSPSEAPTESESDSDASSPSPSGSHNSSPPSPEDHSDGDGASAPESSDSADSPEGEAEGPDTDLGSEEDYPTDDLSRLIQS, encoded by the coding sequence ATGGTACGACCAAAGAAAGAGATCAAGATGGTACGTCCAGTACTTGTGTTTGCTCTCCTCTTTGTTGCCATTGTTGGGGTTACATcacaagaagaagatgaagcacCATCAAGTTCACCACCTTCCCCTCCATCCTTGTCGCCGTCGGAAGCCCCCACCGAAAGCGAAAGCGACAGCGACGCTTCCTCCCCATCCCCTTCTGGCAGTCACAATTCATCTCCGCCTTCCCCCGAAGACCACAGCGATGGTGATGGTGCCTCTGCCCCAGAAAGCAGCGACTCCGCTGATTCCCCTGAAGGCGAAGCCGAAGGACCAGATACAGATTTAGGAAGCGAAGAAGATTATCCCACTGATGATCTCTCCAGGCTCATCCAAAGCTAG